A genomic segment from Legionella micdadei encodes:
- a CDS encoding inverse autotransporter beta-barrel domain-containing protein — protein sequence MTLYLRTLLAISSFALIFPSFGAGDIFPLPARLLGDGTAGTTAGSRGDFMLPLFGSERGMVYGGLQGKYYRHDSWFGGIAGGFRQTFGSNIFGGYVFADHNESTSNKRFFSLNPGIEGMNAQWDAHLNGYFPVGSRSKIFSSVWADEVGDYRFVSFSEHKQFDHLFVDTETAGRGIDAEVGYRVLPLNNLRLALGGYYFNFKEMNDMRGIIGTVEYPFNDRVTLLAQDSYDNLHDNTFMLTVRLRFGAINPQEGRMLDPVRRNLGTLDKGTSIPTERAWIDNGANLVEKDHIWFFKPGGENFDAAKGLSNCTAEHPCTSTGLTQSEIDTISALDPIDTLDLATGTYLLDPTESGRIRLNQGQSIDGRTLDFKKPAYGEERAKLIGGLDSSGNNEVSNIILDNQILDSALPFSQEFQLFSLQPRQNVGMTISGRTILRNDYIGTARNSNTYTLGVDIISQNGARNVVSIIDSAIFATNTNSRTITGLRANNTNLVLLRSAVIARATNFPAQAPLPMVATSMELNGRTVLDMFNSTLGATATTTNTSLVPVMVAQGIALNDTSDFSISGLSRFNIVGEAGINNLTLIQAMGINNNSAILNTGLIRDTRFNIQAIANIGTAGAWGIRQPADRQVTLINVDFERTARGNPALGQNVGP from the coding sequence ATGACCTTATACCTTCGCACTCTGTTGGCAATTAGCTCATTTGCTTTAATCTTTCCTAGCTTTGGTGCTGGCGACATTTTCCCCCTCCCTGCTCGTTTACTTGGTGATGGCACAGCCGGAACAACAGCGGGTAGTCGAGGTGATTTTATGTTGCCTCTATTTGGCAGTGAGCGTGGGATGGTGTATGGAGGGCTGCAGGGAAAATATTATCGGCATGATAGCTGGTTTGGAGGCATCGCGGGCGGTTTCCGGCAAACCTTCGGTTCTAATATTTTCGGTGGATATGTGTTTGCTGATCACAATGAATCAACAAGCAATAAACGCTTTTTTTCGTTAAATCCGGGTATTGAAGGTATGAACGCCCAATGGGATGCCCATCTTAACGGTTATTTCCCGGTAGGCTCCCGCAGCAAAATTTTTAGCAGCGTCTGGGCAGATGAGGTTGGCGACTATCGTTTCGTTAGTTTTTCAGAACATAAACAATTTGACCATCTGTTTGTTGATACCGAAACCGCCGGCCGAGGTATCGATGCGGAGGTGGGTTACCGGGTTTTGCCCTTAAATAATTTAAGATTGGCTTTAGGCGGTTATTACTTTAACTTTAAAGAGATGAATGACATGCGCGGGATCATTGGCACCGTTGAATACCCATTCAATGACCGTGTGACTCTGTTAGCCCAAGACTCTTACGATAATTTACACGACAATACCTTCATGTTAACGGTACGTTTGCGGTTCGGTGCAATTAACCCGCAGGAAGGACGGATGCTTGATCCTGTTCGCCGTAATTTAGGCACGCTTGATAAAGGTACCAGCATTCCCACAGAACGAGCATGGATAGATAACGGAGCGAATCTGGTTGAGAAAGACCACATCTGGTTTTTTAAACCAGGCGGGGAAAACTTTGATGCGGCAAAGGGTTTAAGCAATTGTACAGCAGAACATCCATGTACTAGTACTGGGTTGACCCAGTCTGAGATTGATACCATTAGCGCTCTGGATCCTATTGATACGCTCGACTTAGCAACAGGCACCTATTTATTAGACCCTACAGAAAGCGGGCGAATTCGTTTAAATCAAGGACAATCTATCGACGGTCGCACGCTTGATTTTAAAAAACCTGCCTATGGCGAAGAAAGGGCTAAATTGATTGGTGGCCTTGATTCAAGTGGTAATAACGAAGTAAGCAATATTATTCTTGATAATCAAATACTAGACTCAGCACTTCCTTTCTCTCAAGAATTTCAGCTATTCAGTTTGCAACCTAGGCAAAATGTTGGAATGACTATATCAGGAAGAACCATACTAAGAAATGACTATATAGGTACAGCACGCAACTCCAACACCTATACCTTAGGCGTAGATATAATAAGTCAAAATGGTGCACGTAATGTTGTTAGCATCATTGATTCGGCAATTTTTGCGACAAACACCAACTCACGAACAATCACCGGACTTCGCGCTAATAACACGAATCTTGTGCTACTTAGAAGCGCGGTAATTGCGAGAGCTACAAATTTTCCAGCACAAGCTCCGCTACCTATGGTTGCAACTAGTATGGAGTTAAATGGTCGAACTGTATTGGACATGTTTAATTCAACATTAGGAGCGACAGCGACTACGACTAACACGTCCCTTGTACCTGTCATGGTTGCACAAGGCATCGCATTAAATGATACAAGCGACTTCAGTATCTCAGGACTTTCAAGATTTAATATTGTTGGAGAAGCAGGTATTAATAATCTAACGTTGATTCAAGCGATGGGAATTAACAACAACAGCGCAATTCTAAATACCGGATTAATACGTGATACGAGATTTAATATCCAAGCCATTGCTAATATAGGCACTGCGGGTGCATGGGGTATCCGTCAGCCGGCAGATAGACAGGTCACATTAATCAATGTCGACTTTGAGCGAACTGCTAGAGGAAATCCAGCCTTAGGTCAGAACGTCGGTCCTTAG
- a CDS encoding MASE3 domain-containing protein produces the protein MDSQQGALLTGPIQPNLKKIFFPPIILVLISIFVLMKTNYLVFHILVELFSIIIVITALTVATTTSQFTKNHFIIFIAIASGWCGSLDLIHMLVYKGMNLLPVQGSNVSTEFWVSARLIQALAFLISPIFLRHTCPTYALHIGFACLIIVLSWAIFHDYFPDTYVERHGLTLFKRITEWLVILILLSTLFSYWQMRALMSPRLFNYLILSLSAMALSEVFFSIYADMYGIENILGHIFKIVAYWFIYVALVITTLTQPFNVLARTASTYDTVPDPTIIMESSGQIKTANLAAAQFTHSTPESLVGLENHTLFHNPNASKSECPICSQLNKTEPFMGEINRENDGWVECSLTPISSEFYPNAWVQVIRDISDRKYLELERTNLVKELGQRIEELHRHQQALKEREHHFRAMIEQPITGIFVRDEKKFIYTNPRFLEIIGYSREELQDKNILDLLNNDVPTKKLVIEIWQQIKAGQVGVSYQIPFRRKNGKPIILGLHATAITWYGKPAALTMVQDVTELKQAQDKINRYVKQLEKAINGTFLAVSNMVELRDPYTAGHERRVGLVAKAIAEEMGWPPARCEALELIGLVHDIGKVSIPAEILSKPGKLSAMEMELVKGHARAGYEILKDIEFNAPVAETILQHHERMNGSGYPQGLMGNEILPEARIIAVADVLESMSSHRPYRPALGLEAALNELLRGRNELYDPEAVDAIVRLIREKGYVLPAK, from the coding sequence ATGGATAGTCAACAAGGTGCGCTTTTGACAGGACCGATTCAACCTAATTTAAAGAAAATATTTTTTCCCCCTATTATTTTAGTGTTGATTAGCATTTTTGTATTAATGAAGACCAATTACCTTGTTTTTCATATTTTAGTTGAACTTTTTTCAATTATTATTGTAATCACTGCTTTGACAGTAGCGACAACTACCAGCCAATTTACAAAAAATCATTTTATTATTTTTATAGCGATTGCTTCAGGATGGTGCGGGAGCTTAGATTTAATTCATATGCTTGTGTACAAGGGAATGAATCTGCTTCCCGTGCAAGGGTCTAACGTGAGCACCGAATTTTGGGTTTCTGCTCGCCTTATTCAAGCACTAGCCTTTTTAATTTCTCCAATATTTTTACGCCATACCTGTCCTACTTATGCTCTTCATATTGGCTTCGCATGTTTAATTATTGTTCTTTCTTGGGCAATTTTTCATGACTATTTCCCTGATACTTATGTTGAAAGACATGGACTAACATTGTTTAAAAGAATAACTGAATGGCTTGTCATTCTCATCTTGCTATCCACTCTATTCAGCTATTGGCAAATGCGCGCGCTTATGTCTCCTCGTTTATTTAATTATTTGATCCTATCGCTATCGGCAATGGCTTTGTCAGAGGTATTTTTCTCCATCTATGCCGATATGTACGGCATTGAAAATATTTTAGGCCATATCTTTAAAATCGTTGCGTACTGGTTTATTTATGTAGCCTTGGTGATCACAACCCTAACACAACCTTTTAATGTATTGGCACGAACAGCCAGTACTTACGATACCGTTCCAGATCCCACTATCATTATGGAATCGAGCGGCCAAATTAAAACTGCTAACCTTGCTGCCGCTCAGTTTACCCACTCTACACCCGAGTCTTTGGTTGGCTTAGAGAACCATACCCTCTTTCATAATCCCAACGCTTCTAAAAGCGAATGCCCTATTTGTTCGCAATTAAACAAAACTGAACCATTCATGGGAGAAATTAATAGAGAAAATGATGGATGGGTAGAATGTAGCTTAACGCCAATTTCTTCTGAATTTTATCCAAATGCTTGGGTACAAGTGATTCGTGACATCTCTGATCGAAAATATTTGGAGTTAGAAAGGACAAACTTAGTCAAGGAATTAGGTCAGCGAATTGAAGAATTGCACCGACACCAACAAGCTTTAAAAGAAAGGGAACATCATTTTCGGGCTATGATTGAACAGCCCATTACAGGTATTTTTGTTAGGGATGAAAAGAAATTCATTTACACGAACCCACGGTTCCTCGAAATCATTGGTTACAGTAGAGAAGAATTACAGGATAAGAACATCTTAGATTTGCTTAACAATGATGTGCCCACTAAAAAACTTGTTATTGAGATATGGCAACAGATTAAAGCCGGTCAAGTCGGTGTTTCCTATCAGATTCCGTTTCGTCGAAAAAATGGCAAACCGATTATTCTCGGTTTGCACGCCACAGCAATCACCTGGTATGGTAAGCCAGCCGCGCTTACTATGGTTCAGGATGTCACAGAGTTAAAGCAAGCCCAAGACAAGATTAATCGCTATGTTAAACAATTGGAAAAAGCAATTAATGGAACCTTCCTTGCTGTCTCTAATATGGTTGAATTGCGTGATCCTTATACTGCAGGCCATGAACGACGGGTAGGTTTGGTTGCGAAAGCAATTGCTGAGGAAATGGGTTGGCCTCCTGCCCGCTGCGAGGCACTCGAATTAATTGGACTTGTTCATGATATTGGCAAGGTTTCAATACCTGCAGAAATACTTTCCAAACCAGGCAAACTTTCTGCCATGGAAATGGAGCTCGTAAAAGGTCATGCGCGGGCAGGATATGAAATTCTAAAAGATATTGAATTTAATGCGCCTGTTGCGGAGACAATTTTACAACACCACGAACGCATGAATGGCAGTGGCTATCCTCAAGGCCTAATGGGCAATGAAATCCTGCCTGAAGCACGGATAATTGCCGTCGCTGATGTTCTAGAATCGATGTCTTCTCATCGCCCCTATCGTCCTGCCCTAGGTTTAGAGGCAGCGCTTAATGAACTTTTACGTGGTCGAAATGAACTTTATGATCCTGAAGCAGTCGACGCTATTGTACGGCTCATCCGCGAGAAGGGCTATGTTCTCCCCGCCAAGTGA